DNA sequence from the Cucurbita pepo subsp. pepo cultivar mu-cu-16 chromosome LG06, ASM280686v2, whole genome shotgun sequence genome:
taagaatagTTATTCCAAAACTCTCATCCATATTGAGTAACTCTTCCGATGGCCTaccaatttcaaattcatgaAGTAGGTTTGCAAGAGTAAGATGCATAAGTTGAAGAGCAAATGAGATTCCCGGACAAATCCTTCGACCACACCCAAAAGGCATTAGTTGTTGATTTTGCCCTCTCATGTCAAACTTTGTGTCGCTGGTTAAGAATCTTTCCGGACGAAATTCACAAGGAGCCTCCCATACACGTGGgtctttttgtagtttttgaACATTCACTATGAGGCGTGTCCTTGCAGGGATATGATAGCCTGAAACTGTACAATCTTCTGCAGATTCATGAGGGATTAATAACGGCGCTGCAGGATACAAACGCATCGTCTCCTTCACAATGGCTTGGAGATATGGTAGATTTTTGACATCAGACTCTTTTACTTGTCTTGATCTTCCAACTTTTTCATCTAATTCAAGTTGGGCCTTGTTGAGTGCTGGTTGGTTGTTGAGGAGTAGAGAAAGAGCCCATGTCATAGTAACGGTTGTAGTGTCGGATGCACCCAATATCATCATCTACacaatatcataatttaatttgttatttggtAAGAATTCGTTCATGTAAGGAATGAGTTTTGAATACAATTGCTTACCAAACAAGTAGCTTTGGTGACCATGTCCGCATCAAAACCACAGAACTCTTGATCGTCGACGGTTGAAAGCATGACATCCATGAAGTCTTGTTCCTTTGTCTCCACTCCACCTTCACCCggactctttttcttctctcgaTGCTCTTTGATCCATTTAGTAACCATCTGGTCAACCACCTTGGCGGTCTTGTTCATGGCTTTCTTATAACCTCCCAAATCCAACCAACTTAGAAACGGAAACGAATCTGAAGGAACAAATGCTCCAAACAGTTCAGAAAGATCCCTGAACGCCTCTCGGTACTGCTCCGCACCACTGCCTTCGAAAACAGTGCTGAATCGCTTTCCCACCACCATCCTAAATATTGTATTCAAACTTACATCCCCAAACCACGCCCTCATCTCAACCCTCACTCTCCCACCTGATCGCTTATTTAATTCATACAGTTTCTTGATCGAACTTCGAACCTCGGATATTCTAATGTGCTGGAGCTGGTGGAGGCGGTGATTGGTGAGGAGTTCAAGCGTGGCTATTTTGCGGACACGGCGCCAGTATGGACCGTAGGGGCTAATCGACAACACTGTGTAGTTGTAGCCGAGCAGCTCTGAGGCTAAACCCTTTGGGCGGGAGGCGAAGATTGTGTCGTTTGTGGTGAAGCACTCTCGCGCTATTTCCCAACTGCTCACGACAAGGGCTGTGTTCATGCCCAATCTTAAGGTAAAAATAGGTCCGTAGGCGTCGGCCATTTTGGCCAAGGTTAAGTGAGTTGGCTTTGTTGCACCTAGTTTATGGAGGTGGCCGATCAGTGGCAAAGCACCACCGGCTTCAGGTGGAAGTGTGTTGTTTCTAGAATGAGCGCGGGGTCTCCGAAATGCAATACGAAAGAGAGCAtagagaaaaaggagaagggCGAAGGTTGCAGCTGAGCTGTGAGTAAGTTCCATTGGGTGAGCTTTAGTGTTTAGGAAGGTAGGAATGGGAAGGATTTATATAAGATTTATTGGGTTAAGTGATTGTGTGGAAGATGGCCATTTCTCTTCTTACTTTTTAGATGAAACTGTGtgtttattcattaattttattggctttcaattgtaaaataaaaagaaaaaataagattgaTTACATTAATATGAACACAGAACTTTGGAAActataaacatatatttttaaagagtTGAGAAAAGTAATTAGAAGATgtatttataaagtttaattttttcttttgaaaaaaatgtgtttttaaCCTACAACGTTggatatttcaaaatttgtggGTTTGGTTGGCACCCAAAAACGTGTGGAGtccaaaccaaaaattaagataaggtcaagagaattttttattccaaCCTTATCTCCAACAGCCTCCAATAGTTTGGACTCATCCTAATATAGTTAGGGACTTTAATTATACAAAACtttattctcatttttaagATGTTCATTCAATGAGTGAAATTCATCTTAGTCCAAGTACAGATTTGAAGAAGCTACTAAGAGTTGAACACGAAAATCTGTCTCCCTCATTTTTAtgcttctatttatttttgttgtttgagtAAGTAAATTGAAGACTACGttgtaatattgaaatttgatttttttttcgatgTTAGGTTGGTAAAATattacattatatatatatttttatgaaatattattagatttattaaattgaaacaaaTGACACCGAAATATTGATCTTAGTTCATTCATTCAATGTCTTATTCTCAATTTAGGGTTTGTTCCCAAGTATAGGCCTTTCGTAGGCTACATCCTAGGATTACTTAAGATCTCTTGATTTGTCATTTATGCTAGCCTCTTTCATCATCATAGCTCTAGGCCCTCGAGGCGTAATCTCTGTATCAGTATTGGTTCATGCATGCTAAGGCTCAACCAACTCTAAGGTACAACTATGGAGCCCTGCCGCTTGTAACAGGTTCGCTGAAGGAAAGCTAACTGACAAACTTCCAAATAATCCCCACAAAAATCATACATCAATTCTATAGTTATTTGGACTCCTGACAATCGAGTCAGATTTATGATTAGGAGCTAGTTGGTGAACCCCTAATCGTCTCCATGTAACCGCTAATGTCACAAGCATGAATAGTAATCATAAGTCTCAAGGACAACTAATTCTAAGGTACATCAATGGGCCTCTACAGGCAAACTTCCCGGTGGTACCCACAGGGTACAATCATAAgtcataaaatatcaattctATAGTTATCTTGACCTCTGACAATCGAGTCATATTCACAATTAAGGGTTAGTTGGCGAACCCTAATCGTCCCTATATAACTACTAACATCACAAACATATGAAATAGAGACGTAGTATAGCGACCTAAATATGGATACCTAGTCATGAATTTCAGTTCATAGGATAGTTCGTACGCTTTTAGTAAGCATGAATAGTAACAAATCTGATTTACTATTGTTACCGAACATGATAGCGAAATTACTTATAAGCATGGAAACATGGGTAGGTAGACATGAAGTTAAAACAACTTCGAGTGGAGCTTTTCTATGATTAGTCAATTTCATACTCTCTTCCATGTCGAGCAGTGgtatgtggaaacttctctatAGTAGATATGTTTTAGAActttcaaagaggacaatatctgctggcggtgggtttaggttgttacaagTGGTCTCACGCTTTCAAACTCATGTAACAAATTTAGGGAAGgcccaaaaatgacaatatttgctggtATTTGGTTTTTACCGTTAGAAGCAAACTCTCAATTTCAAACCGATCTAGCAAGTTTGCAAGTGTGAGAAGCATCCCAAACGAGATTGAAGGGCACATCTTTcaaccatttcaaaattatatcatTTGTAGAATTTGTCCTCTAgcaacaaatttcttttggCTTATTAGAAGTTTATCTAGAAGAAATTCGCAAGGTACCTTCCAAATAagtgggtttttttttctttttttattttgtctttctAATTATTTAGANTTAACTATGAAGCATGTCCCTTTAGATATTGTTGTATTAATAGCGGAAGCAAGATTAAATGTACTAACACACTCACGAAcgaaaattaaacaaaaagaacaaaaatttacaTAATTCGGTATAGATTCATCGGCTTGAGGCAAGGTTGACTTTGACTTCAATTGTGTTTTTTACTGTGTGCAAAGAAGAACAAGCTCGGGCACTTGCAAGTTTGTGTGTTGATAACAATGGTCCTATGGTTTACTCATACTTTCTATGAACATTACAGTTTGCGTATAGATGGGAAATATTAGCATaaggaagaaacaaaaattatattataattatactaaatttttatcttattgaacttaataagcttttttttttttttttcttcataccTGTCACATCAATAATTACATTATACAATacttttacaaataatttcatttattttcctcGACTTCGTTTCAAACTTATTCATAAACTTGGATTGGTAGGCGTGGACTTAAAACTACTTCAAGTGGAGTTTTTTTAAGAACGGTGATTCCAAAACCCTCATCCATATTTAGTAATTCTTCCGATGGCCTaccaatttcaaattcatgaAGTAGGCTTGCAAGAGTAAGATGCATAAGTTGAAGGGCAAATGAGATTCCCGGACACATCCTTCGACCACTTCCAAATGGCATTAGTTGTTGATTTTGTCCTCTCATGTCAAACTTTGTGTTGCTTGTCAAAAATCTTTCTGGACGAAATTCACAAGGATCCTCCCATACAAGTGGGTCTTTTTGCAGTTTTTGAACATTCACTATAAGACGTGTCTTTGCAGGGATATGATAACCTGAAACCATACAATCTACCATAGATTCATGAGGGACTAATAATGCACTGCAGGATACAAACGCAATGTTTCCTTCACAACGCAATTAAAGGGAGTCGGACACCATTCTCTCTTCTAGCTAAAATTTATGTCTCGTTCATTCTATGcttctatttgttttgtttgggtaaatgtattaaaaagactatgttaaaatattgaaatttaatttttttaaaatattatgtggataaaatattatattatatatttttttttctttataaaatattactaGATTTATTAGATTCAAACAGATGAACGGTCAAATCTTGCCAATACAAGACCGAGCCAAGTCACTCATAAACTTGAGCAGGAAGGCGAGGAGTTATTACAGCCTCAAGTAGATTCTTTCTAATGCTCGTCATTCCAGCACTCTCCTCCATGTCGAGGAGCTCTTTAGATGGCCTTCTTATTTCGAACCCATGAAGCAGATTTGCAAGTGTTAAATGCAAAACTTGGAGGGCAAACGAGATTCCAGGACACATTCTTCTACCACTTCCAAATGGTATTAACTGGGGACTCTGTCCTCTAACATCAAAATCTTTATTATCAGTTAGAAATCTCTCTGGTCGAAATTCACACGGATCTTTCCATATTTGTGGGTCTCTTTGAAGCTTTTGAACATTCACGATAAGACGTGTTCCTGCTGGGATATGGTAACCAACAACCGTACAATCCTCTATGGATTCATGAGGGATTAGGATCGGTGCTGCTGGATATAAACGCAATGTTTCCTTCACAATAGCTTGAAGATACAACAAATTCTTTACATCAGACTCTCTCACTTGCCTTTGTCTCCCAACGTGTTCGTCTAATTCAAGTTGAGCTCTCTCAATGACTTCTGGATGATTAAGAAGTAAAGAAAGAGCCCATACCATCGTTATTGTTGTAGTGTCGGACCCGGCCAATATAAGAGCCTACACAAGCATCGACTAGTTTAGAGACGTAAAAAACATATAAGTATGTATGAAATATAAAGCTAATTATGCGTACCAAACATGTAGCCTTGGTGACAGTATGAGCATCATAGTTAGAGAGTTGTCCATCATCTTTAACATTAGAAAGCATGACATCCATGAAGTGATGAGGCTCCTCCATCTTCCCTTCACTAACATTCTTGTTTTGTCGATGCTCTTGAAGCCATTTATCAAACACCTCGTCAAGCACCTTGGCCGTGTTCTTCATGGCCTTCTCATGTCCTCCCAAGTCCAACCATTTTAGAAATGGAAACGAATCCGAGGGAACAAATACTCCAAACCATTCAAAGAAATCCCTCAACGCCGTCCGATATTCTT
Encoded proteins:
- the LOC111796885 gene encoding cytochrome P450 CYP82D47-like; translated protein: MELTHSSAATFALLLFLYALFRIAFRRPRAHSRNNTLPPEAGGALPLIGHLHKLGATKPTHLTLAKMADAYGPIFTLRLGMNTALVVSSWEIARECFTTNDTIFASRPKGLASELLGYNYTVLSISPYGPYWRRVRKIATLELLTNHRLHQLQHIRISEVRSSIKKLYELNKRSGGRVRVEMRAWFGDVSLNTIFRMVVGKRFSTVFEGSGAEQYREAFRDLSELFGAFVPSDSFPFLSWLDLGGYKKAMNKTAKVVDQMVTKWIKEHREKKKSPGEGGVETKEQDFMDVMLSTVDDQEFCGFDADMVTKATCLMMILGASDTTTVTMTWALSLLLNNQPALNKAQLELDEKVGRSRQVKESDVKNLPYLQAIVKETMRLYPAAPLLIPHESAEDCTVSGYHIPARTRLIVNVQKLQKDPRVWEAPCEFRPERFLTSDTKFDMRGQNQQLMPFGCGRRICPGISFALQLMHLTLANLLHEFEIGRPSEELLNMDESFGITILKKTPLEVVLSPRLPNQVYE
- the LOC111796893 gene encoding cytochrome P450 CYP82D47-like, whose translation is MELSCFSSSDVFAGIFALIIFLYALSKIYGGTFGAHRKRLPPEAGGALPLIGHLHRLAGNEPAHIAFAKMADAYGPIFTVRLGVYTNLIVSNWEIARECFSTNDRIFASRPKLVASKLLGYDYAMMGLSPYGPHWRHVRKLATLELLTNQRLEQLQHIRVFEVRSSIKKLYEVCVKGRSNGSNEGVLVEMKTWFGDITLNTIFRIVVGKRFSTAVEGSGNEEYRTALRDFFEWFGVFVPSDSFPFLKWLDLGGHEKAMKNTAKVLDEVFDKWLQEHRQNKNVSEGKMEEPHHFMDVMLSNVKDDGQLSNYDAHTVTKATCLALILAGSDTTTITMVWALSLLLNHPEVIERAQLELDEHVGRQRQVRESDVKNLLYLQAIVKETLRLYPAAPILIPHESIEDCTVVGYHIPAGTRLIVNVQKLQRDPQIWKDPCEFRPERFLTDNKDFDVRGQSPQLIPFGSGRRMCPGISFALQVLHLTLANLLHGFEIRRPSKELLDMEESAGMTSIRKNLLEAVITPRLPAQVYE